From the Leptotrichia sp. oral taxon 221 genome, one window contains:
- a CDS encoding S16 family serine protease — MAKEDLKNNEELEESRSELRFEDIEKLDTSESNKAKIKEYFEFCSDEENVEEAGFRKMERCLEFIKRLDWKRHLKEKKINIGEVRRILNERHFGMESIKETILENLAIRFFMKNTNEKMPVILCLAGPAGTGKTSIAESIAEALGRKFEKISLSGVTTTFELTGLTKGYNSSAPGRIMKTLAKFGCDNPLILLDEVDKIMEKRTEGDIEGVLLEILDPDQNKRFRDEFLELEYDLSNVLFIATANDMSRVSEPLKSRMEIIYLDSYTLEEKVQIAKRYMVPSINKKIGSGLTFDDDVLRYIIENYTSESGVRKLNIILMKIYGKIAKNTLERKKTPEITLKNIDSFISTKKIPKIPINVATSGSQIGKVMGIALSPFGGRVIPIQTVIMPGRGEIIVTGNISQTMKEEIMVAITYLRTKSTRFHLKNPNFYREYDIHVHLSENSIQKDIISAGMAIATSILSALNQVKIRQDIAFTGELSILGEILPVGAVNLKIEEAYKFGIKKFFVPEGDKSSVSSVNKDILDKVEVEFVENYEQVYSKLFLMQEEIEEDINKMFLN; from the coding sequence ATGGCTAAAGAAGATTTGAAAAACAACGAAGAATTGGAAGAAAGCAGATCAGAATTAAGATTTGAAGATATTGAAAAATTAGATACGAGTGAAAGCAATAAAGCTAAAATAAAAGAATATTTTGAATTTTGTTCTGATGAAGAAAATGTTGAAGAAGCAGGTTTTAGAAAAATGGAAAGATGCCTTGAATTCATTAAACGTCTTGATTGGAAAAGACACCTTAAAGAAAAGAAAATTAATATTGGTGAAGTAAGAAGGATTTTGAATGAAAGACATTTTGGAATGGAAAGTATAAAAGAAACTATTCTAGAAAATTTAGCAATACGTTTTTTTATGAAAAATACTAATGAAAAAATGCCAGTTATATTGTGTTTGGCAGGTCCAGCTGGAACAGGGAAAACTTCAATTGCTGAATCGATAGCTGAAGCTTTGGGAAGAAAATTTGAGAAGATTTCTTTGAGTGGTGTAACAACGACGTTTGAATTGACAGGACTTACAAAAGGATACAATTCATCAGCTCCTGGAAGAATTATGAAAACGTTGGCAAAATTTGGTTGTGATAATCCTCTAATTTTATTAGATGAAGTTGATAAAATTATGGAGAAAAGAACAGAAGGGGATATAGAAGGTGTTTTGCTTGAAATTTTAGATCCAGATCAAAATAAGAGATTTAGGGATGAATTTTTGGAATTAGAATACGATTTGTCAAATGTGTTGTTTATAGCTACAGCAAATGATATGAGTAGAGTTTCTGAGCCACTAAAAAGTAGAATGGAAATCATTTATTTGGATAGTTATACTTTGGAGGAAAAGGTTCAGATTGCAAAAAGATATATGGTTCCAAGTATAAATAAAAAAATAGGATCAGGATTAACTTTTGATGACGATGTTTTAAGATATATTATTGAAAATTATACTAGTGAGTCTGGTGTTAGAAAATTGAATATAATTTTGATGAAAATTTATGGAAAAATTGCTAAAAATACACTAGAAAGAAAGAAAACTCCTGAAATAACTTTAAAAAATATTGATTCGTTTATTAGCACTAAAAAAATTCCAAAAATACCGATAAATGTGGCAACTAGTGGGTCACAAATAGGAAAAGTGATGGGAATTGCTTTATCTCCTTTTGGAGGAAGAGTTATACCTATTCAAACTGTTATTATGCCTGGAAGAGGGGAAATAATAGTAACTGGGAATATTTCACAAACTATGAAAGAAGAGATAATGGTAGCGATAACATATTTAAGAACAAAAAGTACAAGATTTCATTTGAAAAATCCTAATTTTTATAGGGAATATGATATTCATGTTCATTTAAGCGAAAATTCCATTCAAAAAGATATTATTTCAGCTGGAATGGCTATTGCAACATCAATACTTTCTGCGTTGAATCAAGTGAAAATACGACAAGATATAGCTTTTACTGGAGAATTGAGTATTTTAGGAGAAATTTTACCTGTGGGAGCAGTAAATTTAAAAATTGAAGAAGCTTATAAATTTGGAATAAAAAAATTTTTTGTTCCTGAAGGTGATAAAAGTAGTGTCAGTTCTGTGAATAAAGATATTTTGGATAAAGTAGAAGTTGAATTTGTAGAAAATTATGAGCAAGTTTACTCAAAATTATTTTTGATGCAAGAAGAAATAGAAGAGGATATTAATAAGATGTTTTTGAATTAA
- a CDS encoding small multi-drug export protein, translating into MKSFNEFIKVSLLGASLLNKMFGIFLISMLPVVELRGAIPVGAAIGLPWYLNMIVSIVGNLLPVPFILLFSVKAFEFMKKHNILVKFIEKIENRAKKRSEGLATGEFIGLMLFVAIPFPGTGAWTGALIAALLQFERKRSFIYITLGVLIAAAIMTAASYGVISLFK; encoded by the coding sequence ATGAAATCTTTTAATGAATTTATAAAAGTGAGTTTATTGGGAGCATCACTTTTGAATAAAATGTTTGGGATATTTTTAATATCGATGTTACCTGTTGTTGAGCTTCGTGGAGCGATACCTGTTGGAGCGGCGATTGGGTTGCCTTGGTATTTGAATATGATTGTGTCAATTGTAGGGAATTTGCTTCCAGTGCCGTTTATTCTTTTGTTTTCGGTAAAAGCATTTGAATTTATGAAAAAGCATAATATTTTAGTGAAATTTATTGAAAAAATTGAAAATCGTGCAAAAAAACGTAGCGAAGGTCTTGCAACTGGAGAATTTATAGGGCTTATGTTATTTGTGGCTATTCCGTTTCCAGGGACAGGTGCTTGGACGGGTGCATTAATTGCGGCTTTGCTTCAATTTGAGAGAAAAAGATCATTTATTTATATTACGCTAGGAGTATTGATAGCTGCAGCAATTATGACGGCGGCATCTTATGGTGTGATAAGTTTATTTAAATAA
- a CDS encoding NAD(P)/FAD-dependent oxidoreductase: protein MLRITNIKMPVKHNIDDLKTVVCKLYKILKNEILSFEIAGQAIDARNKNNVIYVYSVDVELVDEKKYEGVKNVRGIEKKIYKTAILENIKTGKRPVVVGTGPSGVFAGLILAEAGLKPIIIEQGKSVDEREKDVYDFFKTGNLKKYSNVQFGEGGAGTFSDGKLNTNTNNFRMQKVYEEFIKAGAEKKIAYMSKPHVGTDKLIGIMRRIREKIESLGGEYRFSQKLVSVKYDENEKLTSVEIEDVSEEAMKRVENGEIEKNPSYEIETDVAILAIGHSARDTFYMLNEKNIHMERKIFSVGVRIEHKQAMINHSQYGKFADKLPTAEYKLNAKASNGRGVYTFCMCPGGVVVPAASEIGRLVVNGMSYSKRDLENSNSAVLVNVFPEDFDGEDVMAGVEFQRRLEEKAFELGGSDYKAPIQLFGDYLQNKVSTKLGKVKPSYFRGYRFADLNLLFPEFINSALKEGILAMDKKIKGFGNYDAVLSGVESRSSSPVKIPRNEEFFANIEGIIPCGEGAGYAGGIMSAAVDGIKCAEMVIEYYKNYE, encoded by the coding sequence ATGTTAAGAATAACGAATATAAAAATGCCAGTGAAACATAATATTGATGATTTAAAAACGGTTGTCTGTAAATTGTATAAAATTTTGAAGAATGAAATTTTGAGTTTTGAAATTGCGGGACAAGCGATTGATGCGAGAAATAAGAATAATGTGATTTATGTGTATTCTGTGGATGTGGAATTGGTTGATGAGAAAAAATATGAAGGTGTTAAAAATGTTAGAGGGATAGAAAAGAAAATTTATAAAACAGCAATTTTGGAAAATATTAAGACGGGGAAACGTCCTGTTGTGGTTGGAACTGGGCCTTCTGGGGTTTTTGCTGGATTGATTTTAGCAGAAGCTGGGCTGAAGCCAATAATTATTGAGCAAGGGAAAAGTGTTGATGAGAGAGAAAAAGATGTTTATGACTTTTTTAAGACTGGAAATTTGAAAAAATATTCGAATGTGCAGTTTGGAGAAGGTGGAGCTGGAACTTTTTCTGATGGGAAATTGAATACGAATACGAATAATTTTAGGATGCAGAAGGTTTATGAGGAATTTATAAAGGCTGGAGCAGAGAAAAAGATTGCGTATATGTCGAAACCACATGTTGGGACAGATAAATTGATTGGGATTATGAGAAGGATTAGGGAAAAAATTGAGAGTTTAGGAGGAGAATATAGATTTAGCCAAAAATTAGTTTCTGTGAAATATGATGAGAATGAGAAATTAACTAGTGTTGAGATTGAGGATGTTAGTGAAGAGGCTATGAAAAGAGTGGAAAATGGGGAGATTGAAAAAAATCCGAGTTATGAAATTGAAACAGATGTGGCGATTTTGGCTATTGGGCATAGTGCGAGAGATACTTTTTATATGCTGAATGAGAAAAATATTCACATGGAAAGAAAGATTTTTTCTGTTGGTGTAAGAATTGAGCATAAACAAGCGATGATAAATCATTCTCAATATGGTAAATTTGCTGATAAATTGCCGACTGCAGAATATAAGTTAAATGCGAAGGCTAGTAATGGTAGAGGGGTTTATACATTTTGTATGTGTCCTGGAGGAGTGGTTGTTCCTGCAGCAAGTGAAATTGGAAGACTTGTGGTGAATGGGATGAGTTATTCTAAGAGGGATTTAGAAAATTCAAATTCGGCTGTTTTGGTAAATGTGTTTCCTGAGGATTTTGATGGGGAAGATGTAATGGCTGGGGTTGAGTTTCAGCGAAGATTAGAAGAGAAGGCGTTTGAGCTTGGAGGAAGTGATTACAAAGCACCAATTCAGTTGTTTGGAGATTATTTGCAAAATAAAGTTTCTACAAAATTAGGGAAGGTTAAGCCTAGTTATTTTAGAGGATATAGATTTGCAGACTTGAATTTGTTGTTTCCAGAGTTTATAAATTCGGCTTTAAAGGAAGGAATATTAGCGATGGATAAGAAAATTAAAGGGTTTGGAAATTATGATGCTGTTTTGTCAGGTGTGGAAAGTAGAAGTTCTTCGCCAGTAAAAATTCCTAGAAATGAGGAGTTTTTTGCTAATATTGAAGGGATTATTCCATGTGGAGAAGGTGCTGGATATGCAGGTGGAATAATGTCTGCAGCAGTTGATGGCATAAAATGTGCAGAAATGGTAATCGAATATTACAAAAACTATGAATAA